In Terriglobus sp. TAA 43, a single window of DNA contains:
- the phoU gene encoding phosphate signaling complex protein PhoU: MPRIHFQQQLAMLKDKLLAMAALSQQALELSVEAYLQRDAGLCIHVSDIEQAINAAERGVDEMAYELLAKEQPMAMDLRFLMAVIKINGDLERVGDQAAAIVKRCAELQKTNPDAGPENLPGHLAAMGALSVKMIRRAIRSLLEGDPVLAERVLAMDDEMDRLNHETQAALRDEMARRPEITENALNSIIVARNLERSADHATNIAEDVIFWVRGSDVRHNDLAAAAAQ; encoded by the coding sequence ATGCCACGCATCCATTTCCAGCAACAACTCGCCATGCTCAAAGACAAGCTGCTTGCAATGGCAGCGCTGTCGCAGCAGGCGCTGGAACTGTCCGTGGAGGCCTATCTCCAACGCGATGCGGGCCTTTGCATCCACGTTTCTGACATCGAGCAGGCCATCAATGCCGCCGAGCGTGGCGTCGACGAAATGGCCTACGAACTCCTCGCCAAGGAACAGCCCATGGCAATGGACCTCCGTTTCCTCATGGCCGTCATCAAAATTAATGGCGACTTGGAACGAGTAGGCGATCAGGCCGCCGCAATCGTCAAACGTTGTGCAGAGCTGCAGAAGACGAACCCTGACGCGGGCCCCGAAAACCTTCCCGGCCACCTTGCAGCAATGGGCGCGCTCTCTGTCAAAATGATTCGCCGCGCCATCCGTTCCTTGCTCGAAGGCGATCCCGTCCTCGCAGAGAGAGTCCTCGCCATGGACGACGAGATGGATCGCCTCAATCACGAAACGCAAGCCGCCCTACGCGATGAGATGGCCCGCCGCCCCGAGATAACGGAAAACGCGCTCAACTCCATCATCGTGGCGCGCAATCTCGAACGCAGCGCCGACCACGCCACCAACATCGCAGAAGACGTCATTTTTTGGGTGCGCGGTTCTGACGTGCGCCACAACGATCTTGCCGCAGCCGCGGCGCAGTAG
- a CDS encoding nitrite/sulfite reductase, whose translation MVDEVQSNATQTVTPAKPAVEKKETKAQKMERLKVEKNPWEHWDEVVAFAKEGRESVVPDWAGAYFKWWGIYTQGDGIGAVGGVGGEGKATEYFMMRVGIPNGILTSEQTRVLADLARDHGRDLADITTRQNIQYHWLTIESLPLVVDALSKVGLSPKGACGDVVRNVTGCPLTGLHKHELLDAAPLAKKVAAFLTGHPDFVNLPRKFKITVSGCPEWCNYPEINDIGLTAIERTVNGQREVGYSVRVGGGLSKEPHLAIRLNAFVKQDQAEDVCYKITEIFRDQQGSLRESRTTARLKYMFMKDGWTAETFLAEIERKLGYKLDPAPAEIQPDDIYRDHTGVLPQKQAGLSSVGITVLRGRMDAAQLHALADLADEYGNGDVRLTIQQNAIITNVPNEKVQALVEKINALGLHVEATNFWRGTVACTGTEFCKLAIAETKGFSRWLVDEMEERVPNFDQQLRINVTGCPNNCGQAWIADIGLEGKKVKHEGQMVDAFYFCLGGALGEHAGFARAIGYRAPATEVPVAMERLLKTYLKDRTENENLRQYFARFSDEELRGQLAGAVVAAAERDKPSGRPPAEM comes from the coding sequence ATGGTAGACGAAGTCCAGAGCAACGCCACGCAGACCGTAACCCCAGCAAAGCCCGCCGTCGAAAAGAAAGAGACGAAGGCGCAAAAGATGGAGCGCCTCAAGGTCGAAAAGAACCCCTGGGAGCACTGGGATGAAGTCGTCGCCTTCGCCAAAGAAGGTCGTGAATCCGTTGTGCCCGACTGGGCTGGCGCTTACTTCAAGTGGTGGGGCATTTACACGCAGGGCGACGGCATCGGTGCCGTAGGCGGCGTCGGTGGCGAAGGCAAGGCCACGGAATACTTCATGATGCGCGTCGGCATCCCCAACGGCATCCTCACCAGCGAACAAACCCGCGTCCTCGCTGACCTCGCGCGTGACCACGGCCGCGACCTGGCCGACATCACCACCCGCCAGAACATCCAGTACCACTGGCTCACCATCGAGTCGCTGCCCCTCGTCGTCGACGCTCTCTCGAAGGTCGGCCTCTCGCCCAAAGGCGCATGCGGCGACGTCGTCCGAAACGTCACCGGCTGCCCGCTCACCGGCCTGCACAAGCACGAACTCCTTGACGCCGCACCGCTCGCGAAGAAGGTAGCTGCCTTCCTCACCGGCCACCCCGACTTTGTTAACCTGCCGCGCAAGTTCAAAATCACCGTCAGCGGTTGCCCCGAATGGTGCAACTACCCGGAGATCAACGACATCGGACTCACCGCCATCGAGCGCACCGTCAACGGTCAGCGTGAAGTCGGCTACTCCGTCCGCGTCGGCGGCGGTCTCTCCAAGGAGCCGCATCTCGCCATCCGCCTGAACGCCTTCGTCAAGCAGGATCAGGCAGAAGACGTCTGCTACAAGATCACGGAAATCTTCCGCGACCAGCAGGGCAGCCTGCGCGAAAGCCGTACCACCGCCCGTCTGAAGTACATGTTCATGAAGGACGGCTGGACTGCCGAAACCTTCCTCGCGGAAATCGAGCGCAAGCTCGGCTACAAGCTGGACCCCGCACCCGCAGAAATCCAGCCCGACGACATCTACCGCGACCACACGGGCGTTCTTCCGCAGAAGCAGGCAGGCCTCTCCTCGGTTGGCATCACGGTTCTCCGTGGCCGTATGGACGCCGCGCAGCTCCACGCTCTGGCCGACCTCGCCGACGAATACGGCAACGGCGATGTGCGCCTCACGATTCAGCAGAACGCCATTATCACCAACGTGCCAAACGAAAAAGTTCAAGCACTGGTTGAGAAGATCAATGCGCTCGGACTGCACGTAGAAGCCACCAATTTCTGGCGTGGCACCGTCGCATGCACCGGCACGGAGTTCTGCAAACTCGCCATCGCAGAAACCAAGGGCTTCTCCCGCTGGCTCGTCGACGAGATGGAGGAGCGCGTCCCCAACTTTGACCAGCAGCTCCGCATCAACGTCACCGGCTGCCCCAACAACTGCGGCCAGGCATGGATCGCTGACATCGGCCTCGAAGGCAAGAAGGTCAAGCACGAAGGCCAGATGGTCGACGCCTTCTACTTCTGCCTGGGAGGTGCCCTCGGTGAACATGCAGGCTTCGCTCGCGCCATCGGCTACCGCGCACCCGCAACGGAAGTTCCGGTCGCCATGGAGCGTCTGCTAAAGACCTACCTGAAGGACCGCACCGAAAACGAAAACCTCCGCCAGTACTTCGCCCGCTTCTCCGACGAAGAGCTTCGCGGCCAGCTCGCAGGAGCAGTCGTAGCAGCCGCTGAACGCGACAAGCCCAGCGGCCGTCCGCCCGCAGAGATGTAA
- a CDS encoding bifunctional precorrin-2 dehydrogenase/sirohydrochlorin ferrochelatase yields MSLFPIFLKLTNRPCLVVGAGSIAEGKIQSLLDAEAQVTVIATRASAKVQQQAEAGEITLHLREFQDSDLEDMYLAVAGTDVPEVNRAVFAEAQSRGILVNAVDDPPYCDFFFPSVVRRGDLQIAISTAGESPAYAMQLRKAVNEALPHDIGPWLEELGRLRREVLQMEPLGEPRKQLLHQLAQREVCGAEACPSRQIARRHAREHYPERNPAEVSR; encoded by the coding sequence ATGTCACTCTTCCCAATCTTCCTGAAACTCACCAATCGCCCATGCCTCGTCGTCGGCGCAGGATCCATTGCGGAAGGCAAAATCCAATCCCTGCTCGACGCCGAAGCGCAGGTCACCGTAATCGCCACGCGCGCGTCAGCCAAGGTCCAGCAACAAGCCGAAGCAGGAGAAATCACCCTCCACCTTCGCGAGTTTCAGGACAGCGATCTGGAAGACATGTACCTCGCCGTAGCCGGAACCGACGTTCCTGAAGTGAACCGCGCCGTCTTCGCCGAAGCACAGTCCCGTGGCATCCTCGTCAACGCAGTCGACGACCCACCCTACTGCGACTTCTTCTTCCCATCCGTCGTGCGCCGAGGCGACCTTCAGATCGCCATCTCCACCGCAGGCGAAAGCCCCGCGTACGCCATGCAGCTTCGCAAAGCAGTGAATGAAGCGCTGCCGCATGACATTGGCCCGTGGCTGGAAGAACTCGGTCGCCTCCGCCGCGAAGTCCTGCAGATGGAACCCCTCGGCGAACCGCGCAAACAACTCCTGCATCAGCTCGCCCAGCGCGAAGTCTGCGGAGCAGAAGCCTGCCCATCACGTCAGATTGCAAGACGGCATGCCCGCGAACACTACCCCGAGCGGAATCCTGCGGAGGTATCTCGGTGA
- the cobA gene encoding uroporphyrinogen-III C-methyltransferase: MSAQKGTVYLVGAGPGDPDLLTLKAARLLATADVVLHDDLVPDAIVQLANPHALITSVGKRCGRPRITQSGIHELMIDSARRNLSVVRLKSGDPLVFGRAAEELNALRQANIPAEVIPGVSAVFAAGATLQLPLTDRRTASKLILISGSHAADKTNPLPMWQGPLPEDATLAIYMPGRNLKTLAEDLSNHGVPADMPCVAISSAATPQQSAIAATLEDFGNLQPGHAPLLILIGRAMASMLAGKQDEAAKHLLQTAATGLTSPSERNEF, translated from the coding sequence GTGAGCGCGCAAAAGGGAACGGTCTATCTCGTAGGAGCAGGCCCAGGCGACCCCGACCTGCTCACGCTCAAAGCCGCGCGCCTTCTCGCTACGGCAGACGTCGTGCTCCACGACGACCTCGTTCCCGACGCCATCGTGCAACTCGCCAACCCGCACGCGCTCATCACCAGCGTCGGCAAGCGCTGCGGACGCCCTCGCATAACGCAGTCAGGCATCCACGAACTCATGATCGATTCCGCACGCCGCAACCTCAGTGTCGTGCGTCTCAAGAGCGGCGACCCACTCGTTTTCGGCCGTGCTGCGGAAGAACTCAACGCGCTCCGCCAAGCCAACATCCCAGCGGAAGTCATCCCCGGAGTCTCAGCAGTCTTCGCTGCAGGAGCCACGCTCCAACTTCCGCTCACAGACCGCCGCACCGCCTCCAAGCTCATCCTCATCAGCGGCTCGCACGCGGCAGACAAGACCAATCCGCTACCCATGTGGCAGGGCCCACTGCCGGAAGATGCAACGCTCGCCATCTACATGCCGGGCCGCAACCTGAAGACGCTCGCAGAAGACCTCAGCAACCACGGCGTCCCCGCAGACATGCCCTGCGTAGCCATCTCCTCCGCAGCCACACCGCAGCAATCCGCCATTGCTGCCACACTCGAAGACTTCGGCAACCTGCAACCAGGCCACGCGCCCCTGCTCATCCTCATCGGCCGAGCCATGGCGTCCATGCTCGCAGGCAAGCAAGATGAAGCAGCAAAACATCTCCTCCAAACCGCAGCGACAGGCCTTACATCGCCTTCCGAACGAAACGAGTTCTAA
- a CDS encoding sodium/solute symporter (Members of the Solute:Sodium Symporter (SSS), TC 2.A.21 as described in tcdb.org, catalyze solute:Na+ symport. Known solutes for members of the family include sugars, amino acids, nucleosides, inositols, vitamins, urea or anions, depending on the system.), protein MPTRLHAFDLGLIVLYLIAITLFGLRFRKPADTSLSSYFLAARSVPWWAIALSIVSAETSTLTIISVPGIAFGGNFTFLQLVFGYMIGRLLICILFLPRYFDGELFTAYQLIDRRFGPILHKVTAGLFLLTRAAAEGVRVYAVSIVVGIAIGTNDIASIVIISMLTLAYTFEGGMAAVIWTDVVQMFLYIAGTIIALFTLGAKVDGGWATVHAVTSAAHKLQLFDFTVNLTSNYTFWAGVIGGAFLTMASHGTDQLMVQRLLAAKNLREARVSLLASGGVVFLQFTLFLVIGAGLYVFYGQHPALLTVHGSDRLFPAFIVQQMPTGVAGLLIAAILAAAMSNLSAALNSLSSTTIVDFYMKLNPNASDTKRNLLSRTATLLWAVVLVAIAIYSVKVGGKGHVVEMGLSIASVAYGALLGVFLLGTLTRYATQFGATVGMIAGFAFNLALYLPKILPVSPIHIGGFSLSDIAFTWYVLLGSVVTFVVGSLFSLMGKPRTKAVSALLVMVAFGTASMRAQSANYSEIDTLMAQALKDKLLPGGVVAIGSTGRVVYEKVYGNRAEDPAVEAMTEDTIFDMASLSKCMSTSVAIMQLYEQGKLRFDDPVVKYLPEFAANGKSSVTIRELLTHYSGLREDVSLKDAWSGKAEGVKRAMESDLYGPPGKTFKYSDINFITLGAIVEKISGEPLDVYAAKHIFSPLKMTETGYFTPHCSHLYWEPAPATCPAVSSAAMRARIAPTAHNDDKPMDDDRMLRGEVHDPTTRRMGGVAGHAGVFSTVHDTSLFAQALLDRLAGRPSNFPLKQETLRLMCQPEQPTGAKGLRGFGWDIDSPYSRPRGTIYPVGSFGHTGFTGTSVWMDPRSDSYVILLANAVHPRGRKPITPLRGTIATAAAKALGLDKPLSGKATLTGIDVLEQTNFQALHALATKTPGHLRIGLLTNNTGLNRTGKRTIDVLYAQRANGIQLTTLFAPEHGILGAEDHEGLGNAVDAATHLPVISLYGAKLADRYPKVEDLQKLDAVLIDLQDVPARFYTYETEMGYVMESAAKAGTQVVVLDRPAITSGVQVVGPVADAGVQSYVDYMQEPISLGLTMGELAGFFNGEKQLGVKLSVVKMQNWQRGVWYDQTGLPWVNPSPNLQSMSAATLYTGIAFAEYTNLSVGRGTDAAFEQVGAAWIASDADAKKLADTLNARAMTGVTFAPVTFTPAKPYPFAGQAIHGIRATATDRTRLDAPAMGAELLAAVHAQYPTQLLLAKAQGLVLNSATMQALTAGKDPHDIVAAWEPELWKFREARQKYLLYSYLPE, encoded by the coding sequence ATGCCGACGCGGCTTCATGCCTTCGACCTTGGACTGATTGTCCTTTACCTGATTGCAATTACCCTGTTTGGCTTGCGCTTCCGCAAGCCCGCAGACACATCTCTGTCGTCGTACTTTCTTGCGGCTCGTAGCGTACCGTGGTGGGCCATTGCGCTCTCCATCGTGTCCGCGGAAACCAGTACGCTGACCATCATCAGCGTGCCGGGTATCGCCTTTGGTGGCAACTTCACCTTTCTGCAGCTTGTGTTCGGCTACATGATTGGGCGACTGCTGATCTGCATCCTGTTCCTGCCGCGTTACTTTGATGGCGAGTTGTTCACCGCATATCAACTGATCGACCGCCGCTTCGGACCAATACTGCATAAGGTCACTGCTGGCTTGTTCCTGTTGACGCGTGCGGCAGCGGAAGGCGTGCGTGTCTACGCCGTGAGCATTGTAGTTGGCATTGCGATTGGCACGAATGACATCGCGAGCATTGTCATCATCAGCATGTTGACGCTGGCTTACACGTTTGAAGGCGGCATGGCGGCGGTGATTTGGACCGATGTGGTGCAGATGTTCCTCTACATCGCAGGGACCATCATTGCTCTGTTCACGCTGGGTGCAAAGGTCGATGGTGGATGGGCAACTGTCCATGCCGTTACAAGCGCAGCGCATAAGTTGCAACTCTTTGACTTCACCGTGAACCTGACGTCCAACTACACATTCTGGGCCGGTGTGATTGGCGGCGCATTCCTCACGATGGCTTCGCATGGCACCGATCAGTTGATGGTGCAGCGACTGTTGGCTGCAAAGAATCTGCGTGAAGCGCGTGTTTCGCTGTTGGCCAGCGGCGGTGTTGTCTTCCTGCAGTTCACGCTGTTCCTTGTGATTGGCGCGGGACTGTACGTGTTCTATGGACAGCATCCCGCGCTGCTGACCGTGCATGGTTCTGATCGTCTCTTTCCTGCCTTTATCGTGCAGCAGATGCCCACAGGTGTTGCGGGATTGCTCATTGCGGCGATTCTTGCGGCAGCGATGTCAAACCTCTCCGCTGCGTTGAATTCCCTTTCGTCCACGACCATCGTGGACTTCTACATGAAGCTGAATCCGAATGCGTCTGACACGAAGCGTAATCTGCTGTCACGCACAGCAACGCTGCTATGGGCAGTTGTACTGGTTGCGATTGCGATCTATTCGGTGAAGGTGGGTGGTAAGGGGCACGTTGTGGAGATGGGGTTATCCATTGCGTCCGTCGCGTATGGTGCGTTGTTGGGCGTGTTCCTCCTGGGAACACTGACTCGCTATGCGACACAGTTCGGTGCAACGGTCGGTATGATCGCGGGATTCGCCTTCAACCTGGCCCTGTATCTGCCGAAGATCCTTCCTGTTTCCCCTATTCATATCGGAGGCTTCTCTCTGTCTGACATTGCGTTCACCTGGTATGTGTTGCTTGGCTCCGTTGTGACGTTTGTGGTTGGCTCGCTGTTCAGTCTTATGGGCAAGCCGCGTACGAAGGCTGTTTCGGCTCTATTGGTGATGGTCGCCTTTGGCACCGCATCCATGCGTGCGCAGAGTGCCAACTACTCCGAGATCGATACGCTGATGGCGCAGGCGCTGAAGGACAAGCTGTTGCCTGGCGGCGTTGTCGCCATTGGTAGCACTGGACGCGTCGTCTACGAGAAGGTTTACGGCAATCGTGCGGAAGATCCGGCCGTTGAGGCGATGACGGAGGACACCATCTTCGATATGGCGTCGTTGTCCAAGTGCATGTCGACTTCGGTTGCGATCATGCAGTTGTATGAGCAGGGCAAGCTGCGGTTCGATGATCCGGTGGTGAAGTATCTGCCGGAGTTTGCAGCCAACGGCAAGAGCAGTGTGACGATCCGTGAGTTGCTGACGCACTACAGCGGATTGCGCGAGGATGTGTCGCTGAAGGATGCGTGGAGCGGCAAGGCTGAAGGCGTGAAGCGCGCGATGGAATCGGACCTTTACGGACCTCCGGGAAAGACCTTCAAGTATTCCGACATCAACTTCATCACTCTTGGCGCGATTGTGGAGAAGATCAGCGGTGAACCGCTCGATGTCTACGCGGCGAAGCATATTTTTTCGCCGTTGAAGATGACGGAGACGGGATACTTCACCCCCCACTGCTCTCACCTGTACTGGGAACCTGCCCCTGCTACGTGCCCTGCCGTGTCAAGTGCCGCTATGCGTGCGCGTATTGCGCCCACTGCCCATAACGACGACAAGCCCATGGATGACGACCGTATGTTGCGGGGTGAGGTGCATGACCCTACGACTCGGCGCATGGGTGGTGTTGCCGGGCATGCGGGGGTGTTCTCCACGGTGCATGACACCAGCCTGTTCGCGCAGGCACTGCTGGATCGGCTGGCGGGACGCCCGAGCAACTTCCCCCTGAAGCAGGAGACGCTGCGGCTGATGTGTCAGCCCGAGCAGCCTACGGGAGCGAAGGGGCTGCGTGGGTTTGGATGGGATATTGACTCGCCCTACTCGCGTCCGCGAGGGACGATCTATCCGGTGGGCAGCTTCGGGCATACCGGCTTCACGGGTACTTCCGTGTGGATGGATCCTCGCAGCGACAGCTATGTGATCCTGCTGGCGAATGCCGTGCATCCACGCGGACGTAAGCCGATTACACCCTTGCGTGGCACCATTGCTACGGCTGCGGCGAAGGCGCTAGGACTGGATAAGCCACTGTCGGGTAAAGCCACGCTTACGGGCATTGATGTGCTTGAGCAGACCAACTTCCAGGCATTGCATGCACTAGCTACCAAGACACCGGGACATCTCCGTATCGGACTGCTGACCAATAACACCGGCCTAAACCGCACCGGCAAACGCACCATCGACGTGCTGTATGCACAGCGCGCGAATGGTATTCAGCTGACTACGCTGTTCGCGCCAGAGCATGGGATTCTGGGCGCTGAGGATCATGAGGGTCTGGGCAATGCGGTGGATGCAGCGACGCATCTACCCGTGATCTCGCTGTATGGAGCGAAGCTGGCCGACCGTTATCCGAAGGTGGAAGACCTGCAGAAGCTGGATGCGGTGCTGATTGACCTGCAGGATGTTCCAGCACGCTTCTACACCTACGAGACCGAGATGGGTTACGTGATGGAGTCGGCGGCCAAGGCTGGCACGCAGGTTGTTGTACTGGATCGGCCGGCGATCACGAGCGGTGTGCAGGTTGTTGGGCCGGTTGCCGATGCGGGCGTGCAGAGCTATGTCGACTACATGCAGGAACCCATATCGCTGGGCCTGACGATGGGTGAGCTCGCAGGGTTCTTCAATGGGGAGAAGCAGCTTGGCGTGAAGCTGAGTGTGGTGAAGATGCAGAACTGGCAACGCGGTGTTTGGTATGACCAGACCGGTTTGCCGTGGGTGAATCCATCACCCAATCTGCAGAGTATGAGTGCGGCTACGCTTTACACTGGCATCGCGTTTGCCGAGTACACGAACCTTTCCGTTGGCCGCGGAACGGATGCGGCGTTTGAGCAGGTTGGCGCTGCGTGGATTGCTTCCGATGCTGATGCCAAGAAGCTAGCTGACACGCTGAACGCTCGTGCGATGACGGGTGTGACGTTTGCACCGGTGACGTTTACTCCGGCGAAGCCTTATCCGTTTGCCGGACAGGCGATTCATGGTATCCGTGCAACCGCTACCGATCGGACTCGGCTTGATGCACCTGCGATGGGCGCGGAGTTGCTGGCCGCAGTTCATGCGCAATATCCGACGCAACTGCTGTTGGCGAAGGCACAAGGCCTGGTGCTGAACAGTGCGACGATGCAGGCGCTTACTGCGGGGAAAGATCCGCATGACATTGTGGCAGCGTGGGAACCGGAGCTTTGGAAATTCCGCGAGGCGCGACAGAAGTATCTGCTCTACAGCTACCTACCGGAGTAA
- the nagA gene encoding N-acetylglucosamine-6-phosphate deacetylase has protein sequence MTDETKLASGTRPKAIAAKTLITPHSVVHDPLLILEDGRVQQVTSLERDVLPEGVLYLPETTLSAGFFDVHVHGAGGRDVMEGTPEAIDTVARTLARYGTTQFLATTVTAGIDHTLHALESIANAIESAAPEHGAQILGIHLEGPFLSHEKRGVHNPELLERPSVALFDRFQEAARGHIKLMTVAPELQDALEMIAHASAKGVRISMGHSDAVARQARAGIAAGAVSATHTFNAMRGLTQREPGMLGVVLDTKELYAELICDGIHTTPEAVRLWFRMKGEEHAMLITDGMAATGMPDGEYLLGDMNVQVKDGVAMYAGVLAGSVLTMDRAVANVQTFTGCGLDTAVRLASRNPKNMLHLPFDEAEASFNVFNEAGNRVGTILRGEVL, from the coding sequence ATGACTGACGAAACGAAACTCGCATCCGGCACACGGCCGAAAGCCATCGCAGCGAAAACGCTGATCACGCCGCACTCGGTAGTACATGATCCGTTGCTGATTCTGGAAGACGGCAGGGTGCAACAGGTAACTTCGTTGGAACGCGATGTGTTGCCGGAAGGCGTGTTGTATCTTCCCGAAACAACGCTCAGTGCTGGATTCTTTGATGTCCACGTACATGGTGCGGGTGGACGCGACGTGATGGAAGGCACCCCCGAAGCCATTGATACCGTGGCACGCACTCTGGCACGGTATGGCACGACGCAGTTCCTTGCAACAACGGTTACCGCAGGCATCGATCACACACTGCACGCACTGGAAAGCATCGCGAATGCAATTGAATCAGCTGCGCCGGAGCATGGCGCGCAGATTTTGGGCATTCACCTGGAAGGTCCGTTCCTTTCGCACGAGAAGCGCGGCGTACACAATCCAGAGTTGCTGGAGAGGCCTTCCGTTGCACTGTTCGATCGCTTTCAGGAGGCGGCACGAGGTCACATCAAACTGATGACCGTTGCTCCCGAACTGCAGGATGCGCTGGAGATGATCGCGCATGCGAGTGCAAAGGGTGTCCGCATCAGCATGGGTCATAGCGACGCTGTTGCCAGACAAGCGCGAGCCGGCATCGCCGCAGGTGCTGTAAGCGCCACACACACCTTCAACGCCATGCGCGGCCTGACGCAACGCGAGCCGGGCATGTTGGGCGTTGTACTCGACACGAAGGAGTTGTATGCCGAGTTGATCTGCGACGGCATTCACACTACGCCGGAGGCTGTTCGCCTATGGTTCCGCATGAAGGGTGAGGAGCACGCCATGCTGATCACCGACGGCATGGCTGCTACCGGAATGCCCGACGGCGAATACCTTCTGGGCGACATGAATGTTCAGGTAAAGGATGGCGTAGCGATGTACGCGGGTGTGCTCGCGGGATCGGTGCTGACGATGGACCGCGCTGTTGCCAATGTGCAGACCTTCACCGGCTGCGGGCTGGATACAGCCGTCCGCCTAGCGTCACGCAATCCCAAGAACATGCTGCACTTGCCTTTTGACGAAGCTGAGGCGAGTTTCAATGTCTTCAACGAAGCAGGAAACCGCGTAGGAACCATCTTGAGAGGAGAGGTTCTGTAA